A portion of the Candidatus Thermoplasmatota archaeon genome contains these proteins:
- a CDS encoding circadian clock protein KaiC — MQENGRFKSYVLGFDDKLDGGIPEGHIVLVCGEPGTMKSSLAFSMLYNNALKEDRVAAYLSLEQGRDSLLKQMKGMGMDPQNVEDKLSIVDLSLIRRNLETLKDQSWVEIFKMYASNLKKNTDFDLFCLDSLSILETLARFEYPREELFQLFEWLKDLGTTCLIISEMNIGEKPFGRYGEDFVADGIIHVKMENVDEVNVQRRIRCVKMRGTSHSPNYYTLLFEDGVFQATRVISE; from the coding sequence ATGCAGGAGAATGGAAGGTTCAAGAGCTATGTCCTTGGCTTTGATGACAAGCTGGACGGCGGAATCCCGGAAGGCCACATCGTTCTCGTTTGTGGAGAACCGGGCACGATGAAGTCCAGCTTGGCCTTCAGCATGCTGTACAACAACGCGCTGAAGGAGGACAGGGTCGCGGCCTATCTCTCGCTCGAGCAGGGGAGGGACAGCCTGCTCAAGCAGATGAAGGGGATGGGGATGGACCCGCAGAACGTCGAGGACAAGCTCAGCATAGTCGACCTGAGCCTGATCAGGCGGAACCTGGAAACGCTCAAGGACCAGAGTTGGGTGGAAATCTTCAAGATGTACGCCTCCAATCTGAAGAAGAACACGGATTTCGACCTCTTCTGCCTCGACTCGCTCTCGATCCTGGAGACGCTCGCCCGTTTCGAGTATCCCAGGGAGGAGCTCTTTCAGCTCTTCGAGTGGCTCAAGGACCTTGGTACGACGTGCCTGATCATCAGCGAGATGAACATCGGTGAGAAGCCGTTCGGCAGGTACGGGGAGGACTTCGTGGCAGACGGCATCATCCACGTGAAGATGGAGAACGTGGACGAGGTCAACGTCCAGAGGCGCATAAGATGCGTGAAGATGAGGGGCACGAGTCACAGCCCGAACTACTACACGCTCCTTTTCGAAGATGGCGTGTTCCAGGCGACGAGGGTCATCAGCGAATAG
- a CDS encoding S8 family serine peptidase — MKLTEGESFARVLAIAVGLLMVVPATYIAGFSTPLEMVTAETTFVYFGSENDRDALMESGVEILEIYDSFALVRTTTAQNDMFQSQGMIVDMPYDLHAIHVNGMIIDTRVGESEIPANLRLEAYRSDVDGHYLVQFHGPVKEEWKQDIERLGGRVLNYIPNDAFIVQLDAELLDDVRSLTEVQWLGVFQPAYKVRPALFEMSGRVSVKIITFADEGLGQVVSSLHRDQINSYFETDDFGVVKAEVDVTDIPSFAKLNSVQYIEPIYEMEPTNANMQWIMQTDIPDNRRLWDMGLHGEGQIIAVADTGLDFDHRFFREDGGTVQTGDIYNVTDLNRRKVVRYQTMSHWIGIDRMTDPWAWKDSAYMWVAGNITSGHGTMVSGTLTGNDDPLGASLNDGIAKGAKIYFQDIGTLYKNPEWSDWWDDSLRFIPDDYHDLFWDPYNDTARIHSNSWGAKNSDYDLEAMMVDKFMWEYPEMLVVFSTGNDGLNGPGSPATAKNTIAVGWHGNFPNQDKVDSSSSVGPTDDGRRTPTVMAVGQGVSSRSSGNNWDNSNIGNELGWQGTSYSGPVVSGLAAITRQYYTEGWYPTGNAVPANGFTPSGALLKSTIAVAGQQMQGARADRMFEGTWPNRAQGWGRVVLDNALYFPGDASRLHIVDHTEGLATGESVEYTYYASSGAIPFKVAMAYSDYPGATPTTKALVNNLDLLVTSPTGETFKGNVFTSGNVYVDYMESRPDFGSYDIDNPLETVLDLSPSIGFWKVRVTGTNVPSGPQPFALSIIGATDPGYGQLFLDRTLYGDSDTITITVEDADAVGPLIVPVYSDTETGGENVTLLEIGAGVFEGAINTAFGTPTADGALQVSEDDTVTVEYADTTVPIRTLQQTALIDGAPPMITGVKATRITNAAATIVWNTDESATSTVFYDTSPVSLTNTAVKTPAGLFVSHSIDVIGLQTGLRYYFDVESTDRFGHTTLDDNQGQHYSFVTTEKAELLLVIGDDTFPPESVDRYKNAFESFGWSYNEWYVDRSGVPTLMLLQGYKVVLWQTGLEEYPPFEPEERVLITNYIDEGGRFFVSSHDVAWALAKDSGSEYASVESGQWVNSTLKADWDIDPSLWTANEGSIGDPISNEYVGFNRVNYEPHRSGGSGDEVKAQSYGGSASTVWMNYGIDASPGDIGLKWVSSAANGTAGPGKVWGGQPSKLALYFFEVSRINFADVNDLDRGSIINKTVVWLIGHDHPDVQVISPNGGEVFVGNTVQIDWSRQVYSSGVNSQALFYSPDDGQSWVRITPDPLPGDTTYNWNVIGLQNGIHYRVKVVVEDDGVPYPMLNGTDISDDTFTILKPGGDNVGPITVPGSINAVPNPGERYTSIAFTATVDDTNYGNSMIQAVEFYMDAPGPDGGGTPMSPVDIFDTALEQATWTGSADWPPGVHCIFIHGQDAANNWGEWESRCFTMLGKVVQAASNFMAGITGFAYADVTLAWTLSPDDPLDVTNYAIYYGTSYDPTATSYSFLASVPNQTGMYVHAGAGSAISNYYYAIYSNSSGGDSTMASQQAAKYWILLIGGVNFISVPITPSDPFPATVFKMMDTDFRVWTYDPLAGGWDSFNSVKPYGGGLSTIMPGKGYWLDVPAADDLHVAGYVQTQVSIELISPWTLVGYPSLTGSMTVGDLKATTGATKVEGYSAAAPYHLQELADVYVLAPGEAYWVGGADYIWLVYI, encoded by the coding sequence ATGAAGTTAACGGAAGGGGAATCCTTCGCCAGGGTTTTGGCAATCGCGGTAGGACTTCTGATGGTTGTGCCGGCGACATACATCGCCGGATTTAGCACGCCTCTGGAGATGGTTACCGCGGAGACCACATTTGTGTATTTCGGCAGCGAGAACGACCGCGACGCTCTGATGGAGTCGGGCGTTGAGATACTGGAGATCTACGACTCGTTTGCACTCGTGAGGACGACGACCGCGCAGAACGACATGTTCCAGTCCCAAGGGATGATAGTGGACATGCCGTACGACCTGCACGCCATCCACGTGAACGGCATGATCATCGACACGCGCGTGGGGGAGTCGGAGATACCCGCCAACCTCAGGTTGGAGGCGTACAGGAGCGACGTGGACGGCCACTACCTCGTGCAGTTCCATGGACCTGTGAAGGAAGAGTGGAAGCAGGACATCGAGAGACTGGGAGGCAGGGTACTCAACTACATCCCGAATGACGCCTTCATCGTCCAGCTCGATGCGGAGCTCCTCGACGACGTGCGGTCCTTGACGGAGGTCCAGTGGCTGGGCGTGTTCCAGCCGGCGTACAAAGTCAGACCCGCCCTGTTCGAGATGAGCGGGAGGGTCTCCGTGAAGATAATCACGTTCGCAGACGAGGGTCTTGGCCAGGTGGTAAGCTCGCTGCACAGGGACCAGATCAACTCGTACTTCGAGACCGATGACTTCGGCGTGGTCAAGGCCGAGGTCGACGTGACCGACATCCCGAGCTTCGCCAAGCTCAACTCGGTGCAATACATCGAGCCCATCTATGAGATGGAGCCGACGAACGCCAACATGCAGTGGATCATGCAGACCGACATACCAGACAACAGAAGGCTGTGGGACATGGGCCTCCACGGTGAGGGGCAGATCATAGCGGTCGCGGACACCGGGCTCGACTTCGACCACAGGTTCTTCCGCGAGGACGGTGGCACGGTCCAGACAGGTGACATCTACAACGTCACGGACCTCAACAGGAGGAAGGTCGTGAGATACCAGACCATGAGTCACTGGATCGGCATCGACAGGATGACCGACCCGTGGGCCTGGAAGGACAGCGCGTACATGTGGGTAGCCGGGAACATCACGTCGGGCCACGGGACCATGGTCTCGGGGACACTAACGGGGAACGATGACCCGCTTGGGGCAAGCCTGAATGACGGCATCGCCAAGGGCGCCAAGATATACTTCCAGGACATCGGGACGCTCTACAAGAACCCGGAATGGAGCGACTGGTGGGACGACTCGCTGCGGTTCATTCCCGATGATTATCACGACCTGTTCTGGGACCCGTACAATGACACTGCGAGGATCCACAGCAACAGCTGGGGCGCGAAGAACTCCGACTACGACCTCGAAGCCATGATGGTTGACAAGTTCATGTGGGAATACCCGGAGATGCTTGTCGTCTTCTCCACAGGTAACGATGGGCTCAACGGTCCGGGCAGCCCCGCGACAGCGAAGAACACCATTGCGGTGGGGTGGCATGGCAATTTCCCGAACCAGGACAAGGTGGACTCCTCAAGTTCGGTCGGTCCAACAGACGATGGTAGGCGCACGCCCACGGTCATGGCTGTGGGGCAAGGCGTCTCCTCGCGGTCAAGCGGAAACAACTGGGACAACTCGAACATCGGGAACGAGCTCGGTTGGCAGGGAACGAGCTATTCCGGTCCCGTCGTCTCAGGTCTCGCCGCGATCACCCGCCAGTACTACACGGAAGGCTGGTACCCGACGGGCAACGCGGTCCCCGCGAACGGGTTCACACCCAGCGGGGCCCTTCTGAAGTCCACGATAGCCGTCGCCGGACAGCAGATGCAGGGGGCAAGGGCGGACAGGATGTTCGAGGGGACATGGCCCAACAGGGCACAGGGCTGGGGAAGAGTGGTCCTGGACAACGCACTCTACTTCCCGGGTGATGCCAGCAGACTTCACATCGTCGACCACACTGAGGGCCTCGCGACAGGAGAGAGCGTGGAGTACACCTACTACGCCTCGAGCGGCGCAATCCCGTTCAAGGTCGCGATGGCGTACAGCGACTATCCCGGAGCGACGCCGACGACCAAGGCGCTCGTGAACAATCTGGATCTTCTTGTCACATCCCCTACGGGGGAGACCTTCAAGGGGAACGTGTTCACCTCGGGAAACGTCTACGTCGATTACATGGAGTCCAGGCCCGACTTCGGGTCCTACGACATCGACAACCCGCTGGAGACTGTTCTCGACCTGTCCCCGAGCATCGGCTTCTGGAAGGTGAGGGTGACGGGGACGAACGTTCCCTCCGGGCCTCAGCCCTTCGCGCTGTCGATAATCGGTGCGACGGACCCGGGCTACGGACAGCTGTTCCTCGACAGGACTCTGTACGGAGACTCGGACACTATCACCATAACGGTGGAAGACGCGGATGCGGTCGGCCCTCTGATCGTTCCGGTGTACAGCGACACGGAGACCGGCGGTGAGAATGTCACACTCCTCGAGATCGGAGCAGGTGTGTTCGAGGGGGCGATCAATACCGCCTTCGGCACACCAACCGCCGACGGAGCCCTCCAGGTGAGCGAGGACGACACGGTCACGGTCGAGTACGCGGACACGACGGTCCCAATTAGGACCCTCCAGCAGACGGCGCTCATAGACGGCGCACCTCCGATGATAACGGGCGTGAAGGCGACGAGGATAACCAACGCGGCCGCCACGATAGTGTGGAACACGGACGAGTCGGCGACCTCGACGGTCTTCTACGACACCAGCCCTGTGTCTCTGACTAATACTGCGGTCAAGACGCCTGCTGGTCTCTTCGTCTCCCATTCCATTGATGTTATCGGCCTGCAGACAGGCTTGAGGTACTACTTCGACGTCGAGTCGACGGACAGATTCGGACACACGACTCTGGATGATAACCAGGGACAGCACTACAGCTTCGTTACGACCGAGAAGGCGGAGCTTCTCCTCGTCATCGGCGACGACACGTTCCCGCCGGAGAGTGTCGATAGGTACAAGAACGCGTTCGAGAGCTTCGGGTGGTCCTACAACGAGTGGTATGTGGACAGAAGCGGCGTTCCGACGCTAATGCTGCTCCAGGGATACAAGGTCGTGCTCTGGCAGACCGGCCTGGAGGAGTATCCACCGTTCGAGCCTGAGGAAAGGGTCCTGATAACGAACTACATAGACGAGGGAGGACGGTTCTTCGTCTCCTCGCACGACGTCGCATGGGCGCTTGCCAAGGACTCCGGTTCCGAATACGCGTCAGTAGAGTCCGGACAGTGGGTCAATTCCACACTGAAGGCGGACTGGGACATAGACCCCAGCCTCTGGACGGCCAACGAGGGGTCCATCGGAGACCCGATCAGCAATGAGTACGTTGGATTCAACCGGGTAAATTACGAGCCCCACAGGTCAGGTGGTTCTGGGGATGAGGTTAAGGCTCAGAGCTACGGTGGATCCGCCTCGACCGTCTGGATGAACTACGGGATCGATGCTTCCCCGGGGGATATCGGGCTCAAGTGGGTCTCCTCGGCTGCGAACGGGACCGCGGGGCCTGGGAAGGTCTGGGGAGGTCAACCATCTAAGCTGGCCTTGTACTTCTTCGAGGTCTCCCGAATCAACTTCGCGGACGTGAACGACCTGGACAGAGGCTCGATAATCAACAAGACGGTCGTGTGGCTGATTGGCCACGACCATCCAGATGTCCAGGTGATCTCTCCCAACGGCGGAGAGGTCTTCGTCGGGAACACCGTACAGATCGACTGGAGCCGCCAGGTGTACTCGTCAGGCGTAAACAGCCAGGCGCTCTTCTACAGCCCGGACGACGGTCAGTCATGGGTGAGGATAACGCCCGACCCGCTGCCGGGAGACACGACCTACAACTGGAACGTGATCGGCCTGCAGAACGGGATACACTACCGCGTGAAGGTCGTTGTCGAGGACGACGGCGTCCCCTACCCGATGCTCAACGGCACGGACATATCGGACGACACGTTCACGATCCTGAAGCCCGGGGGAGACAATGTTGGCCCCATAACCGTCCCGGGAAGCATAAACGCAGTCCCGAACCCGGGCGAGAGGTACACGAGCATCGCATTCACGGCGACCGTCGACGATACGAACTACGGGAACTCGATGATACAGGCCGTGGAGTTCTACATGGACGCTCCTGGACCCGACGGCGGAGGAACGCCGATGAGCCCTGTGGACATCTTCGACACCGCCCTGGAGCAGGCCACTTGGACCGGCTCGGCGGACTGGCCGCCCGGAGTGCACTGCATCTTCATCCACGGGCAGGACGCCGCGAACAACTGGGGCGAGTGGGAGTCCAGGTGCTTCACCATGCTCGGCAAGGTAGTGCAGGCCGCATCCAACTTCATGGCGGGAATCACTGGATTCGCCTACGCGGATGTGACCCTCGCATGGACATTGTCACCTGACGACCCGCTTGACGTGACCAACTATGCCATCTACTACGGAACGAGCTATGACCCGACGGCTACAAGCTACTCGTTCCTCGCCAGCGTCCCGAACCAGACGGGAATGTACGTTCACGCAGGAGCTGGTTCGGCCATCAGCAATTACTACTACGCGATATACTCCAACAGCTCGGGCGGCGATTCCACCATGGCCTCGCAGCAGGCGGCGAAGTACTGGATACTTCTTATTGGGGGCGTGAACTTCATCTCGGTGCCGATCACGCCATCCGACCCGTTCCCGGCAACGGTGTTCAAGATGATGGACACCGACTTCAGGGTCTGGACCTACGACCCGCTGGCGGGCGGTTGGGACAGTTTCAATTCGGTCAAGCCCTACGGCGGAGGATTGTCCACGATTATGCCTGGCAAGGGCTACTGGTTGGACGTTCCCGCAGCGGACGATCTCCACGTCGCTGGATACGTGCAGACCCAGGTCTCGATCGAGCTGATCTCGCCCTGGACGCTTGTCGGATACCCATCGCTCACGGGCTCGATGACGGTCGGTGACCTGAAGGCGACGACCGGGGCGACGAAGGTCGAGGGATACTCGGCGGCAGCGCCCTACCACCTGCAGGAGCTTGCGGACGTGTACGTCCTTGCACCCGGAGAGGCCTACTGGGTCGGCGGCGCCGACTACATCTGGCTGGTCTACATCTGA
- a CDS encoding S8 family serine peptidase — translation MTSRSVIAVMLSLAFILTIGPVDLASTKGEVYDARVGDPHYLGIYGFAFDTRNGEPLIPAALRVTDYPTGGDGYYIVQFSGPVTEEYKESLTRAGGEIVNYVPSNAFLVRMAPGLRTNLEKVQAVQWTGVFQPAYKIVPELTFEAGIVEAQIITFNPDGVNAVLELLPERRVIYTYEGKDFGRVDARVTYEQVVEIARLADVNFIQPREVPEVQNRRMQWIMQTNVQNDRRIWDMGISGEGQLVGFSDTGIDFDHNFFRENATTIQKGDIYNVTDTTRRKLVRYWVHGGANQEWAWKDSPNRWDPGAGWATIGHGTMVTGTFGGNDDSIGSSTNDGGAKGAKVFFQDIGDVQQWGGYWRDALAWVPSDYDNLFGPAYNAGARVHSGSWGSSTTAYTQGAQMLDEFMWNNPDMLIIFSNGNGGGGWYDVVSPATAKNVLSSGSSATSPNQNSVADYSSPGPTSDGRRKPTVIAVGEGTSSMSTGNPRDDTNTAWEAGWGGTSYSAPDHASLAAMTRQYFMEGWWPTGTKNPADGFEPSAALVKGVLAASAQQMTGSYTDRENENTWPNNAQGWGRVLLDDALCFAGDTRRMEIVDDTSSLSTGESRIESYYVLDSAEPLRVMLTWTDYPGVAWTTPNIVNDLDLLVTDPLGTTYKGNVMGTFAQGESQPDTGSYDRLNVQEGVHIKSPMVGAWTIEVIGYNVPSGPQPYALVALGDLGTGWGQVYLDRSVYGDSDTIGITVRDTGPTAVNVTIWSTTEPTPETVSLNESAPGSGRWTGTINTTTGAPTTDGELQVSEGDLVTVQYDDMNPIHTSTDTATIDASAPLIFNLMVTNITSTTANVIWRTNEPADSRVYYNTSDPLDAEEYMSGYRIQHDVLLTGLQPETTYMFDVESSDPYDHTTTDTNGGLHYNFTTLKLSPEPPTNLRAWLFGPNYIHVHIEWDLSADDATMIDHYTVYFNTGAYDPDGTGYQFLATVLQGFNFYNHYNMGHLNWMNIFYYVEANYSAGLPARTEDQAAKFTRWTPPGNVLLSFPLKMVNETIEYALQTVSWDMARFYDPWTEEWRENHIWKSWNDLLTVNQSMAIWVNVTSAEPVTSAGVVPKSAEIFLKEGWNLVGFPHLYWDYTAGDLMAQTGAEKAESFNAVAPPYYLYRLTGPMYMAPGEGYWIKVPADTMWML, via the coding sequence ATGACGAGCAGAAGCGTCATCGCAGTAATGCTATCCCTCGCGTTCATCCTGACAATCGGTCCAGTTGACCTCGCCTCGACGAAAGGAGAGGTGTACGACGCGCGGGTGGGCGATCCGCACTACCTCGGAATCTATGGATTCGCTTTCGATACCAGGAACGGGGAGCCGCTGATTCCCGCCGCTCTGAGAGTGACAGACTATCCCACTGGAGGCGATGGTTACTACATCGTGCAGTTCAGCGGTCCCGTCACGGAGGAGTACAAGGAGTCGCTGACGCGAGCGGGCGGGGAGATCGTGAACTACGTTCCTTCGAATGCTTTCCTCGTGAGGATGGCCCCCGGACTGCGCACGAACCTGGAGAAGGTCCAGGCAGTCCAGTGGACGGGCGTCTTCCAGCCCGCGTACAAGATAGTGCCCGAGCTCACGTTCGAGGCGGGGATAGTCGAGGCCCAGATCATCACGTTCAATCCGGATGGCGTCAACGCCGTTCTCGAGCTGCTCCCGGAGCGCAGGGTCATCTACACGTACGAGGGCAAGGACTTCGGCAGAGTGGACGCCCGCGTGACCTACGAGCAGGTCGTCGAAATCGCCCGCCTCGCCGACGTCAACTTCATACAGCCGCGAGAGGTTCCGGAGGTCCAGAACAGGCGGATGCAGTGGATAATGCAGACGAACGTCCAAAACGACAGGCGCATCTGGGACATGGGGATATCAGGCGAGGGACAGCTCGTCGGGTTCTCCGACACGGGGATAGATTTCGACCACAACTTCTTCCGCGAGAACGCGACGACGATACAGAAGGGCGACATCTATAACGTCACGGACACGACCCGAAGGAAGCTCGTGCGGTACTGGGTGCACGGCGGCGCAAACCAGGAGTGGGCATGGAAGGACAGCCCCAACCGCTGGGACCCCGGCGCTGGATGGGCGACCATAGGACACGGGACCATGGTGACGGGGACGTTCGGCGGCAATGACGATTCGATCGGCTCGAGCACCAATGACGGAGGCGCCAAAGGCGCCAAGGTGTTCTTCCAGGACATAGGAGACGTGCAGCAATGGGGAGGATACTGGCGGGATGCCTTGGCCTGGGTACCCTCTGACTACGACAATCTCTTCGGTCCCGCCTACAACGCGGGCGCGAGGGTGCACTCAGGTTCCTGGGGCTCCTCCACGACCGCCTACACGCAGGGCGCGCAGATGCTGGACGAATTCATGTGGAACAATCCTGATATGCTGATCATATTCTCGAACGGGAACGGAGGCGGGGGCTGGTACGACGTCGTTAGCCCCGCCACTGCCAAGAACGTGCTGTCATCGGGATCGAGCGCGACGTCTCCGAACCAGAACAGCGTCGCCGACTACAGCAGCCCCGGACCGACCTCCGACGGTAGGAGAAAGCCCACCGTCATTGCGGTCGGAGAAGGCACCTCATCCATGTCTACGGGGAACCCGAGGGACGATACGAACACGGCCTGGGAGGCGGGCTGGGGCGGAACGAGCTACTCGGCACCCGACCACGCATCGCTCGCGGCCATGACCCGCCAGTACTTCATGGAGGGTTGGTGGCCGACTGGGACGAAGAACCCCGCGGATGGTTTCGAGCCCTCCGCAGCATTGGTGAAGGGCGTGCTGGCGGCAAGCGCCCAGCAGATGACCGGCTCGTACACGGACAGGGAGAACGAGAACACCTGGCCCAACAACGCACAAGGCTGGGGGCGGGTCCTCCTGGACGACGCACTCTGCTTCGCCGGGGACACGAGGCGCATGGAGATCGTTGACGACACGTCCAGCCTGAGCACGGGAGAATCAAGGATCGAGTCCTACTACGTTCTCGATTCCGCAGAGCCGCTGAGGGTGATGCTCACGTGGACCGATTATCCCGGGGTCGCGTGGACCACACCGAACATCGTGAACGACCTCGACCTTCTTGTGACGGACCCGCTCGGAACCACGTACAAGGGCAATGTCATGGGGACCTTCGCTCAGGGAGAGTCGCAACCCGACACAGGCAGCTACGACAGGCTGAACGTGCAGGAGGGCGTCCACATCAAGAGCCCCATGGTGGGCGCGTGGACGATAGAAGTGATAGGGTACAACGTCCCGAGCGGCCCGCAGCCCTACGCCCTGGTGGCGCTCGGCGACCTCGGCACGGGCTGGGGGCAGGTGTACCTGGACCGGAGCGTCTACGGGGACAGCGACACGATAGGGATAACTGTCCGGGACACGGGACCGACGGCCGTGAACGTGACCATCTGGAGCACGACGGAACCCACTCCCGAGACGGTCTCGCTGAACGAGTCCGCGCCCGGCTCAGGGAGATGGACGGGGACGATCAACACTACTACCGGTGCGCCAACGACTGACGGAGAGTTGCAGGTCTCGGAGGGCGATCTGGTGACCGTTCAGTACGACGACATGAACCCGATACACACTTCCACGGACACGGCGACGATAGACGCCTCGGCCCCGCTGATATTCAACCTCATGGTAACCAACATCACGTCCACGACCGCGAACGTCATATGGAGGACGAACGAGCCCGCGGACTCGAGAGTGTACTACAACACGAGCGACCCGCTCGACGCGGAGGAATACATGAGCGGGTACCGCATCCAGCACGACGTGCTACTGACGGGACTGCAGCCCGAGACGACGTACATGTTCGACGTGGAGTCCTCGGACCCGTACGATCACACGACCACTGACACGAATGGAGGGCTGCACTACAACTTCACGACGCTGAAGCTCTCGCCCGAGCCCCCGACGAACCTCAGAGCATGGCTGTTCGGACCCAACTACATCCATGTCCATATCGAGTGGGACCTCTCGGCAGACGACGCGACGATGATCGACCACTACACGGTGTACTTCAACACAGGCGCATACGATCCAGACGGGACGGGATACCAGTTCCTGGCGACGGTCCTGCAGGGCTTCAACTTCTACAACCACTACAACATGGGGCACCTGAACTGGATGAACATCTTCTACTACGTGGAGGCGAACTACAGCGCTGGACTTCCGGCCAGGACCGAGGACCAGGCGGCCAAGTTCACAAGATGGACGCCACCGGGCAACGTGCTTCTTTCCTTCCCGCTCAAGATGGTCAACGAGACCATAGAGTACGCGCTGCAGACGGTCAGCTGGGACATGGCGAGGTTCTACGATCCGTGGACGGAGGAGTGGAGGGAGAACCACATCTGGAAGAGCTGGAACGACCTTCTGACGGTGAACCAGTCCATGGCGATCTGGGTCAATGTGACTTCGGCCGAGCCTGTGACGAGCGCGGGGGTCGTGCCCAAGAGCGCGGAGATCTTCCTGAAGGAAGGGTGGAACCTGGTCGGGTTCCCGCACCTGTACTGGGACTACACAGCTGGCGATCTGATGGCGCAGACCGGGGCCGAGAAGGCGGAGAGCTTCAACGCCGTCGCACCGCCGTACTACCTGTACCGCCTCACTGGACCGATGTACATGGCCCCGGGCGAAGGATACTGGATAAAGGTCCCCGCCGACACCATGTGGATGCTGTAG
- a CDS encoding type II/IV secretion system ATPase subunit, with product MTSAERTSRTSTALRDPYAHAALRIRRIDTSAIQRSIGRLLARDQKWKPFFVSFWVLGDPPEHLEVTSSYAVEESRIQIFRLENSPDFLYWLSPPSFEVPEDELSILWNVVDEIWSVLPSNLDLGNAAQVRRYIRNRAEHLIALHLPRTLGKAERLRRSRFLAVLLERNTAGLGILEILLADSNVQDIFLDAPCEKVPLHLTVADAGGGRSHQRCRSNILMCETGLRNIISKLLIMSGKPFSERSPILETDLGDMNARLTAVAPPLSPDGIALAVRRHSTDPWTLTKLVYHRSLTPLAAGLISFLIDGNATILVTGSRGAGKSSLLGAMMFEFPTSQRVLTIEDTLELPCAELRRLGYKIQGLYVGSGQSSNRMTAEKALRVSLRLGESALVLGEVRGEEAKTLYEAMRVGTAGSAVLGTIHGSSSRSVFERVVHDLGIPPQSFSATDIVIVAGLFRPRGTQNSRRRVIEISELCKESYDGRFLPLMRFSISQDSLVETDVFLQGSNKIREIANSWGMSYGEALANIHARAECKLHVVELARRLGTKLLSAKLVSLANSVFSSLIEEGYSGSDLVAQWKEWMDVRAVYV from the coding sequence GTGACCTCGGCCGAAAGGACTTCGAGAACCTCCACCGCGCTGCGAGACCCCTACGCCCACGCGGCTCTCAGGATCAGAAGGATAGACACAAGTGCCATCCAACGGTCAATCGGCCGGCTCCTTGCCAGGGACCAGAAGTGGAAGCCCTTCTTCGTCTCCTTCTGGGTCCTCGGCGACCCTCCTGAGCATCTCGAGGTGACCAGCAGCTATGCCGTCGAAGAGTCTCGCATCCAGATCTTCCGTCTGGAGAATTCCCCCGATTTCCTCTACTGGCTCTCTCCGCCCTCATTCGAAGTACCCGAGGATGAGCTCTCGATCCTCTGGAACGTCGTGGATGAGATCTGGTCCGTCCTGCCCTCGAATCTCGATCTCGGCAACGCCGCCCAGGTGAGACGCTACATCAGGAATCGGGCGGAACACCTGATCGCGCTCCATCTGCCCAGAACCCTGGGGAAGGCCGAGCGATTGCGTCGGTCTCGCTTTCTGGCGGTCCTTCTGGAGAGGAACACCGCCGGGCTGGGAATCCTCGAGATCCTCCTTGCCGATTCCAACGTTCAGGACATCTTTCTCGACGCACCCTGCGAAAAGGTGCCGCTCCATCTCACGGTTGCCGACGCCGGGGGAGGAAGATCGCATCAGAGATGCAGGTCGAACATCCTCATGTGCGAAACGGGCCTGCGTAACATCATCTCCAAGCTCCTCATCATGAGCGGGAAGCCGTTCTCGGAGAGGAGCCCGATCCTTGAGACGGACCTCGGTGACATGAACGCCAGGTTGACGGCCGTCGCACCACCGCTCAGCCCAGACGGGATAGCCCTCGCCGTTCGCAGGCACTCCACGGACCCCTGGACGCTCACGAAGTTGGTCTATCACAGGAGTCTGACGCCGCTAGCCGCCGGTCTCATCTCGTTCCTCATCGACGGGAATGCCACGATACTCGTCACGGGCAGTCGCGGGGCGGGGAAGTCCTCCCTCTTGGGAGCGATGATGTTCGAGTTCCCGACCAGCCAGCGCGTTCTCACGATCGAGGACACACTGGAGCTCCCGTGCGCGGAGCTCCGCCGCCTCGGGTACAAGATCCAGGGCCTGTATGTCGGTTCCGGGCAGTCGTCGAACCGGATGACAGCGGAGAAGGCGCTAAGGGTCTCTCTCCGCTTGGGCGAATCGGCCCTGGTCCTCGGGGAGGTCAGGGGGGAGGAAGCCAAGACGCTCTACGAGGCGATGCGGGTGGGAACCGCGGGCTCGGCAGTCCTCGGAACGATCCACGGAAGCTCATCCAGGAGCGTGTTCGAGCGAGTTGTCCACGACCTGGGCATTCCTCCGCAGTCCTTCTCGGCCACTGATATCGTCATCGTCGCGGGACTGTTCCGGCCGAGGGGAACGCAGAACTCCAGACGCAGGGTGATCGAGATCTCCGAGCTCTGCAAGGAATCCTATGATGGCAGGTTCCTCCCCCTGATGAGGTTCAGCATCTCGCAGGACTCTCTTGTCGAGACCGATGTCTTCCTTCAAGGTTCCAACAAGATTCGAGAGATTGCGAACTCCTGGGGGATGAGCTACGGTGAAGCTCTTGCTAACATCCACGCTAGGGCTGAGTGTAAGCTCCACGTCGTCGAGCTCGCCCGCAGGCTGGGGACGAAGCTGCTCTCCGCGAAGCTCGTCTCACTGGCGAACTCGGTCTTCTCATCCCTCATCGAGGAGGGCTACTCCGGCAGCGACCTGGTTGCGCAGTGGAAGGAATGGATGGATGTGAGGGCCGTGTATGTCTAG